Proteins encoded within one genomic window of Anopheles gambiae chromosome 3, idAnoGambNW_F1_1, whole genome shotgun sequence:
- the LOC1280794 gene encoding beta-glucuronidase isoform X3, whose amino-acid sequence MQIFQPKKTLAINLAFVPFLSSSRQQSGARARVSRNHTSTCCRRFLSGGFAQSRATLQNSARTNVRRSPRKEVSRVMRLLSCSRGAGGGGSVDRDNEAGNANGGSESENGEQPVAAGTADRRRKPRRKLIYTGECTLVTFAVMGMIGCMVNVVFGAMYTSGNESSTEGLLYPIESETREMKKLDGMWNFVRSESNNPSQGIREKWYTDDLARFRKTIQMPVPSSYNDVTEDAGLRDHVGTVWYDRKFFVPRAWSKGDDRVFLRFGSVHYSTIVWINGVQVMTHEFGHLPFEADVTKALKYGAENRITVLCDNVLLQVTVPQGKVDNQAIDNGVELVQSYTFDFFNYAGIHRSVVLYTVPRVYIRDVVIHTSYEGDEGRVDYQVTTSTNETDHLLLKVKLYDRNGTLVSKDESEAKLQGTVVVPQVQLWWPYLMHPEPGYLYTMEITLGKAQSNDAPTDEKEEDTVLDVYRFKVGIRTLEWNNSSFLINGKPIYFRGFGRHEDSDIRGKGLDLALLTKDFNLLKWVGANAYRTSHYPYSEESMQFADEHGIMIIDECPSVDTENFSQILLEKHKSSIEQLIHRDRNHPSVVMWSIANEPRTGKMVASPYFEAVAQYTKKLDPTRPITAAIAVNVNDDVAAQYLDIVSFNRYNAWYANSGKLNMITNRVIEEAEAWNKKHNKPVLMSEYGADTQEGLHTLPAYIWSEDYQTRVFSQHFKAFDALRKQNFFIGEFVWNFADFKTAQSKAKTRSNPDGDGSLQLKRSMFSLSSLQRTHVSGATRRAFLLATGNRRRPRICCASGTTRWASWARVTCRTICSCTRPPRTASYHMRRRNCRERENE is encoded by the exons ATGCAAATTTTTCAACCGAAGAAAACACTGGCGATCAATCTTGCATTCGTTCCGTTTCTGTCCTCTTCGCGCCAGCAGAGCGGCGCCCGTGCACGTGTATCTCGCAATCACACAAGCACGTGCTGCAGGCGCTTTCTTAGTGGTGGTTTCGCGCAAAGTCGCGCCACTCTCCAGAACTCAGCTCGCACAAATGTGCGCCGGTCCCCGCGGAAAGAAGTCAGTAGAGTAATGCGATTACTTTCGTGCAGtcgtggtgctggtggtggtggttccgTGGACCGCGATAATGAAGCCGGCAACGCTAACGGTGGTAGTGAAAGTGAGAATGGTGAGCAGCCCGTGGCCGCAGGCACAGCAGACCGGCGAAGAAAACCGAGGCGCAAATTGATATACACAGGTGAATGCACAC TGGTGACGTTTGCGGTAATGGGCATGATCGGTTGCATGGTGAACGTCGTGTTTGGAGCAATGTACACCTCAGGCAATGAGTCCTCCACCGAGGGCCTTCTCTATCCGat TGAATCGGAAACTCGCGAAATGAAGAAGCTGGACGGTATGTGGAACTTTGTGCGCTCGGAAAGCAACAACCCATCGCAAGGTATCCGGGAGAAGTGGTACACGGACGATCTGGCCCGGTTTCGCAAAACGATCCAGATGCCCGTGCCGAGCAGTTACAACGACGTCACGGAGGATGCGGGCCTGCGCGATCACGTCGGCACGGTGTGGTACGATCGCAAGTTCTTCGTCCCGAGGGCATGGTCCAAGGGTGATGATCGCGTTTTCCTGCGGTTCGGTTCTGTGCACTACTCTACAATTGTG TGGATCAATGGAGTTCAGGTGATGACCCACGAGTTTGGACATCTTCCGTTTGAGGCCGACGTGACGAAGGCGCTTAAATACGGCGCCGAGAACCGCATTACCGTGCTGTGTGACAATGTGCTGCTTCAGGTGACGGTTCCACAGGGCAAGGTCGACAATCAGGCGAT TGACAACGGTGTGGAATTGGTCCAGTCGTACACGTTCGACTTCTTCAACTACGCAGGTATCCATCGGTCGGTTGTGCTGTACACGGTGCCGCGGGTCTACATCCGCGATGTAGTCATCCACACCAGCTACGAAGGAGATGAAGGCCGGGTGGACTACCAGGTCACGACCAGTACGAACGAAACCGACCATCTGCTGCTGAAGGTGAAGCTGTACGATCGCAACGGCACGCTCGTCAGCAAGGACGAATCGGAGGCGAAACTGCAGGGCACGGTAGTTGTGCCGCAGGTGCAGCTCTGGTGGCCATATCTGATGCATCCCGAGCCGGGCTATCTCTACACGATGGAGATCACTCTCGGGAAAGCACAATCAAACGATGCGCCTACCGATGAGAAGGAAGAGGATACGGTGCTGGATGTGTACCGGTTCAAGGTTGGCATCCGTACGCTCGAGTGGAACAACAGTTCGTTCCTAATCAACGGGAAGCCTATTTACTTCAGGGGATTTGGACGCCACGAAGATTCGGAT ATACGTGGCAAGGGATTAGATTTAGCGCTTCTAACCAAAGATTTCAATCTGCTCAAATGGGTCGGTGCCAACGCGTACCGAACGTCCCACTATCCCTACTCGGAGGAAAGCATGCAGTTTGCCGACGAGCACGGTATCATGATCATCGACGAGTGTCCTAGCGTAGACACGGA GAATTTTTCACAGATCCTGCTGGAAAAGCACAAATCCAGCATCGAGCAGCTTATCCATCGGGACCGTAACCATCCGAGCGTGGTGATGTGGTCGATCGCCAATGAACCTCGCACGGGCAAGATGGTCGCGAGTCCTTACTTCGAGGCCGTGGCGCAGTACACGAAAAAGCTGGACCCGACGCGTCCCATAACGGCCGCCATTGCCGTGAACGTAAATGATGATGTTGCG GCACAATACCTGGACATTGTCAGCTTCAACCGGTACAACGCGTGGTATGCCAACTCCGGGAAGCTCAACATGATCACCAACCGTGTCATCGAAGAGGCGGAAGCatggaacaaaaaacacaataagCCGGTCTTGATGTCGGAGTATGGTGCCGATACGCAGGAAGGACTTCATACG CTTCCTGCCTACATCTGGTCCGAGGACTACCAGACGCGTGTCTTCAGCCAGCACTTCAAGGCGTTCGATGCGCTGCGCAAGCAGAACTTCTTCATCGGCGAGTTTGTGTGGAACTTTGCCGACTTCAAAACGGCGCAAAGTAAGGCTAAAACTCGCTCAAACCCGGACGGAGACGGTTCCCTGCAGCTTAAACGGTCAATGTTTTCCCTTTCATCTTTACAGCGTACACACGTGTCGGGGGCAACAAGAAGGGCATTTTTACTCGCAACCGGCAACCGAAGGCGGCCGCGTATCTGCTGCGCCAGCGGTACCACGCGCTGGGCGAGCTGGGCAAGAGTCACCTGCCGGACGATCTGTTCCTGTACACGGCCCCCGAGAACAGCCAGCTATCACATGAGAAGACGGAActgtagagaaagagagaatgagtga
- the LOC1280794 gene encoding beta-glucuronidase isoform X9 yields MSPASNSSSRAVRGGRRTGQPKTVVTFAVMGMIGCMVNVVFGAMYTSGNESSTEGLLYPIESETREMKKLDGMWNFVRSESNNPSQGIREKWYTDDLARFRKTIQMPVPSSYNDVTEDAGLRDHVGTVWYDRKFFVPRAWSKGDDRVFLRFGSVHYSTIVWINGVQVMTHEFGHLPFEADVTKALKYGAENRITVLCDNVLLQVTVPQGKVDNQAIDNGVELVQSYTFDFFNYAGIHRSVVLYTVPRVYIRDVVIHTSYEGDEGRVDYQVTTSTNETDHLLLKVKLYDRNGTLVSKDESEAKLQGTVVVPQVQLWWPYLMHPEPGYLYTMEITLGKAQSNDAPTDEKEEDTVLDVYRFKVGIRTLEWNNSSFLINGKPIYFRGFGRHEDSDIRGKGLDLALLTKDFNLLKWVGANAYRTSHYPYSEESMQFADEHGIMIIDECPSVDTENFSQILLEKHKSSIEQLIHRDRNHPSVVMWSIANEPRTGKMVASPYFEAVAQYTKKLDPTRPITAAIAVNVNDDVAAQYLDIVSFNRYNAWYANSGKLNMITNRVIEEAEAWNKKHNKPVLMSEYGADTQEGLHTLPAYIWSEDYQTRVFSQHFKAFDALRKQNFFIGEFVWNFADFKTAQSKAKTRSNPDGDGSLQLKRSMFSLSSLQRTHVSGATRRAFLLATGNRRRPRICCASGTTRWASWARVTCRTICSCTRPPRTASYHMRRRNCRERENE; encoded by the exons ATGAGTCCCGCCAGTAATAGCTCGTCGCGGGCTGTGCGTGGAGGTCGTCGCACCGGTCAACCTAAAACAG TGGTGACGTTTGCGGTAATGGGCATGATCGGTTGCATGGTGAACGTCGTGTTTGGAGCAATGTACACCTCAGGCAATGAGTCCTCCACCGAGGGCCTTCTCTATCCGat TGAATCGGAAACTCGCGAAATGAAGAAGCTGGACGGTATGTGGAACTTTGTGCGCTCGGAAAGCAACAACCCATCGCAAGGTATCCGGGAGAAGTGGTACACGGACGATCTGGCCCGGTTTCGCAAAACGATCCAGATGCCCGTGCCGAGCAGTTACAACGACGTCACGGAGGATGCGGGCCTGCGCGATCACGTCGGCACGGTGTGGTACGATCGCAAGTTCTTCGTCCCGAGGGCATGGTCCAAGGGTGATGATCGCGTTTTCCTGCGGTTCGGTTCTGTGCACTACTCTACAATTGTG TGGATCAATGGAGTTCAGGTGATGACCCACGAGTTTGGACATCTTCCGTTTGAGGCCGACGTGACGAAGGCGCTTAAATACGGCGCCGAGAACCGCATTACCGTGCTGTGTGACAATGTGCTGCTTCAGGTGACGGTTCCACAGGGCAAGGTCGACAATCAGGCGAT TGACAACGGTGTGGAATTGGTCCAGTCGTACACGTTCGACTTCTTCAACTACGCAGGTATCCATCGGTCGGTTGTGCTGTACACGGTGCCGCGGGTCTACATCCGCGATGTAGTCATCCACACCAGCTACGAAGGAGATGAAGGCCGGGTGGACTACCAGGTCACGACCAGTACGAACGAAACCGACCATCTGCTGCTGAAGGTGAAGCTGTACGATCGCAACGGCACGCTCGTCAGCAAGGACGAATCGGAGGCGAAACTGCAGGGCACGGTAGTTGTGCCGCAGGTGCAGCTCTGGTGGCCATATCTGATGCATCCCGAGCCGGGCTATCTCTACACGATGGAGATCACTCTCGGGAAAGCACAATCAAACGATGCGCCTACCGATGAGAAGGAAGAGGATACGGTGCTGGATGTGTACCGGTTCAAGGTTGGCATCCGTACGCTCGAGTGGAACAACAGTTCGTTCCTAATCAACGGGAAGCCTATTTACTTCAGGGGATTTGGACGCCACGAAGATTCGGAT ATACGTGGCAAGGGATTAGATTTAGCGCTTCTAACCAAAGATTTCAATCTGCTCAAATGGGTCGGTGCCAACGCGTACCGAACGTCCCACTATCCCTACTCGGAGGAAAGCATGCAGTTTGCCGACGAGCACGGTATCATGATCATCGACGAGTGTCCTAGCGTAGACACGGA GAATTTTTCACAGATCCTGCTGGAAAAGCACAAATCCAGCATCGAGCAGCTTATCCATCGGGACCGTAACCATCCGAGCGTGGTGATGTGGTCGATCGCCAATGAACCTCGCACGGGCAAGATGGTCGCGAGTCCTTACTTCGAGGCCGTGGCGCAGTACACGAAAAAGCTGGACCCGACGCGTCCCATAACGGCCGCCATTGCCGTGAACGTAAATGATGATGTTGCG GCACAATACCTGGACATTGTCAGCTTCAACCGGTACAACGCGTGGTATGCCAACTCCGGGAAGCTCAACATGATCACCAACCGTGTCATCGAAGAGGCGGAAGCatggaacaaaaaacacaataagCCGGTCTTGATGTCGGAGTATGGTGCCGATACGCAGGAAGGACTTCATACG CTTCCTGCCTACATCTGGTCCGAGGACTACCAGACGCGTGTCTTCAGCCAGCACTTCAAGGCGTTCGATGCGCTGCGCAAGCAGAACTTCTTCATCGGCGAGTTTGTGTGGAACTTTGCCGACTTCAAAACGGCGCAAAGTAAGGCTAAAACTCGCTCAAACCCGGACGGAGACGGTTCCCTGCAGCTTAAACGGTCAATGTTTTCCCTTTCATCTTTACAGCGTACACACGTGTCGGGGGCAACAAGAAGGGCATTTTTACTCGCAACCGGCAACCGAAGGCGGCCGCGTATCTGCTGCGCCAGCGGTACCACGCGCTGGGCGAGCTGGGCAAGAGTCACCTGCCGGACGATCTGTTCCTGTACACGGCCCCCGAGAACAGCCAGCTATCACATGAGAAGACGGAActgtagagaaagagagaatgagtga
- the LOC1280794 gene encoding beta-glucuronidase isoform X5, producing MVAPSSDGSRKLLLLRDADRRKRRIEKLRRIQHDHCMRLIVIALIVVTFAVMGMIGCMVNVVFGAMYTSGNESSTEGLLYPIESETREMKKLDGMWNFVRSESNNPSQGIREKWYTDDLARFRKTIQMPVPSSYNDVTEDAGLRDHVGTVWYDRKFFVPRAWSKGDDRVFLRFGSVHYSTIVWINGVQVMTHEFGHLPFEADVTKALKYGAENRITVLCDNVLLQVTVPQGKVDNQAIDNGVELVQSYTFDFFNYAGIHRSVVLYTVPRVYIRDVVIHTSYEGDEGRVDYQVTTSTNETDHLLLKVKLYDRNGTLVSKDESEAKLQGTVVVPQVQLWWPYLMHPEPGYLYTMEITLGKAQSNDAPTDEKEEDTVLDVYRFKVGIRTLEWNNSSFLINGKPIYFRGFGRHEDSDIRGKGLDLALLTKDFNLLKWVGANAYRTSHYPYSEESMQFADEHGIMIIDECPSVDTENFSQILLEKHKSSIEQLIHRDRNHPSVVMWSIANEPRTGKMVASPYFEAVAQYTKKLDPTRPITAAIAVNVNDDVAAQYLDIVSFNRYNAWYANSGKLNMITNRVIEEAEAWNKKHNKPVLMSEYGADTQEGLHTLPAYIWSEDYQTRVFSQHFKAFDALRKQNFFIGEFVWNFADFKTAQSKAKTRSNPDGDGSLQLKRSMFSLSSLQRTHVSGATRRAFLLATGNRRRPRICCASGTTRWASWARVTCRTICSCTRPPRTASYHMRRRNCRERENE from the exons ATGGTGGCGCCATCTAGTGATGGGTCCCGCAAGCTACTGCTGCTCAGGGATGCAGACCGACGCAAGCGGCGGATAGAGAAGTTGCGCCGCATCCAGCACGATCATTGCATGCGGCTGATTGTGATAGCGTTAATAG TGGTGACGTTTGCGGTAATGGGCATGATCGGTTGCATGGTGAACGTCGTGTTTGGAGCAATGTACACCTCAGGCAATGAGTCCTCCACCGAGGGCCTTCTCTATCCGat TGAATCGGAAACTCGCGAAATGAAGAAGCTGGACGGTATGTGGAACTTTGTGCGCTCGGAAAGCAACAACCCATCGCAAGGTATCCGGGAGAAGTGGTACACGGACGATCTGGCCCGGTTTCGCAAAACGATCCAGATGCCCGTGCCGAGCAGTTACAACGACGTCACGGAGGATGCGGGCCTGCGCGATCACGTCGGCACGGTGTGGTACGATCGCAAGTTCTTCGTCCCGAGGGCATGGTCCAAGGGTGATGATCGCGTTTTCCTGCGGTTCGGTTCTGTGCACTACTCTACAATTGTG TGGATCAATGGAGTTCAGGTGATGACCCACGAGTTTGGACATCTTCCGTTTGAGGCCGACGTGACGAAGGCGCTTAAATACGGCGCCGAGAACCGCATTACCGTGCTGTGTGACAATGTGCTGCTTCAGGTGACGGTTCCACAGGGCAAGGTCGACAATCAGGCGAT TGACAACGGTGTGGAATTGGTCCAGTCGTACACGTTCGACTTCTTCAACTACGCAGGTATCCATCGGTCGGTTGTGCTGTACACGGTGCCGCGGGTCTACATCCGCGATGTAGTCATCCACACCAGCTACGAAGGAGATGAAGGCCGGGTGGACTACCAGGTCACGACCAGTACGAACGAAACCGACCATCTGCTGCTGAAGGTGAAGCTGTACGATCGCAACGGCACGCTCGTCAGCAAGGACGAATCGGAGGCGAAACTGCAGGGCACGGTAGTTGTGCCGCAGGTGCAGCTCTGGTGGCCATATCTGATGCATCCCGAGCCGGGCTATCTCTACACGATGGAGATCACTCTCGGGAAAGCACAATCAAACGATGCGCCTACCGATGAGAAGGAAGAGGATACGGTGCTGGATGTGTACCGGTTCAAGGTTGGCATCCGTACGCTCGAGTGGAACAACAGTTCGTTCCTAATCAACGGGAAGCCTATTTACTTCAGGGGATTTGGACGCCACGAAGATTCGGAT ATACGTGGCAAGGGATTAGATTTAGCGCTTCTAACCAAAGATTTCAATCTGCTCAAATGGGTCGGTGCCAACGCGTACCGAACGTCCCACTATCCCTACTCGGAGGAAAGCATGCAGTTTGCCGACGAGCACGGTATCATGATCATCGACGAGTGTCCTAGCGTAGACACGGA GAATTTTTCACAGATCCTGCTGGAAAAGCACAAATCCAGCATCGAGCAGCTTATCCATCGGGACCGTAACCATCCGAGCGTGGTGATGTGGTCGATCGCCAATGAACCTCGCACGGGCAAGATGGTCGCGAGTCCTTACTTCGAGGCCGTGGCGCAGTACACGAAAAAGCTGGACCCGACGCGTCCCATAACGGCCGCCATTGCCGTGAACGTAAATGATGATGTTGCG GCACAATACCTGGACATTGTCAGCTTCAACCGGTACAACGCGTGGTATGCCAACTCCGGGAAGCTCAACATGATCACCAACCGTGTCATCGAAGAGGCGGAAGCatggaacaaaaaacacaataagCCGGTCTTGATGTCGGAGTATGGTGCCGATACGCAGGAAGGACTTCATACG CTTCCTGCCTACATCTGGTCCGAGGACTACCAGACGCGTGTCTTCAGCCAGCACTTCAAGGCGTTCGATGCGCTGCGCAAGCAGAACTTCTTCATCGGCGAGTTTGTGTGGAACTTTGCCGACTTCAAAACGGCGCAAAGTAAGGCTAAAACTCGCTCAAACCCGGACGGAGACGGTTCCCTGCAGCTTAAACGGTCAATGTTTTCCCTTTCATCTTTACAGCGTACACACGTGTCGGGGGCAACAAGAAGGGCATTTTTACTCGCAACCGGCAACCGAAGGCGGCCGCGTATCTGCTGCGCCAGCGGTACCACGCGCTGGGCGAGCTGGGCAAGAGTCACCTGCCGGACGATCTGTTCCTGTACACGGCCCCCGAGAACAGCCAGCTATCACATGAGAAGACGGAActgtagagaaagagagaatgagtga
- the LOC1280794 gene encoding beta-glucuronidase isoform X6, protein MLSNNTKLVSTVSSSVSLNSNSIRWRLVDRLRANLLALLRVVTFAVMGMIGCMVNVVFGAMYTSGNESSTEGLLYPIESETREMKKLDGMWNFVRSESNNPSQGIREKWYTDDLARFRKTIQMPVPSSYNDVTEDAGLRDHVGTVWYDRKFFVPRAWSKGDDRVFLRFGSVHYSTIVWINGVQVMTHEFGHLPFEADVTKALKYGAENRITVLCDNVLLQVTVPQGKVDNQAIDNGVELVQSYTFDFFNYAGIHRSVVLYTVPRVYIRDVVIHTSYEGDEGRVDYQVTTSTNETDHLLLKVKLYDRNGTLVSKDESEAKLQGTVVVPQVQLWWPYLMHPEPGYLYTMEITLGKAQSNDAPTDEKEEDTVLDVYRFKVGIRTLEWNNSSFLINGKPIYFRGFGRHEDSDIRGKGLDLALLTKDFNLLKWVGANAYRTSHYPYSEESMQFADEHGIMIIDECPSVDTENFSQILLEKHKSSIEQLIHRDRNHPSVVMWSIANEPRTGKMVASPYFEAVAQYTKKLDPTRPITAAIAVNVNDDVAAQYLDIVSFNRYNAWYANSGKLNMITNRVIEEAEAWNKKHNKPVLMSEYGADTQEGLHTLPAYIWSEDYQTRVFSQHFKAFDALRKQNFFIGEFVWNFADFKTAQSKAKTRSNPDGDGSLQLKRSMFSLSSLQRTHVSGATRRAFLLATGNRRRPRICCASGTTRWASWARVTCRTICSCTRPPRTASYHMRRRNCRERENE, encoded by the exons atgTTATCAAACAATACCAAACTAGTGTCGACCGTATCTTCATCAGTATCgttaaacagcaacagcatccgATGGCGACTTGTGGATCGATTGCGCGCCAATCTGTTGGCCCTTCTTAGAG TGGTGACGTTTGCGGTAATGGGCATGATCGGTTGCATGGTGAACGTCGTGTTTGGAGCAATGTACACCTCAGGCAATGAGTCCTCCACCGAGGGCCTTCTCTATCCGat TGAATCGGAAACTCGCGAAATGAAGAAGCTGGACGGTATGTGGAACTTTGTGCGCTCGGAAAGCAACAACCCATCGCAAGGTATCCGGGAGAAGTGGTACACGGACGATCTGGCCCGGTTTCGCAAAACGATCCAGATGCCCGTGCCGAGCAGTTACAACGACGTCACGGAGGATGCGGGCCTGCGCGATCACGTCGGCACGGTGTGGTACGATCGCAAGTTCTTCGTCCCGAGGGCATGGTCCAAGGGTGATGATCGCGTTTTCCTGCGGTTCGGTTCTGTGCACTACTCTACAATTGTG TGGATCAATGGAGTTCAGGTGATGACCCACGAGTTTGGACATCTTCCGTTTGAGGCCGACGTGACGAAGGCGCTTAAATACGGCGCCGAGAACCGCATTACCGTGCTGTGTGACAATGTGCTGCTTCAGGTGACGGTTCCACAGGGCAAGGTCGACAATCAGGCGAT TGACAACGGTGTGGAATTGGTCCAGTCGTACACGTTCGACTTCTTCAACTACGCAGGTATCCATCGGTCGGTTGTGCTGTACACGGTGCCGCGGGTCTACATCCGCGATGTAGTCATCCACACCAGCTACGAAGGAGATGAAGGCCGGGTGGACTACCAGGTCACGACCAGTACGAACGAAACCGACCATCTGCTGCTGAAGGTGAAGCTGTACGATCGCAACGGCACGCTCGTCAGCAAGGACGAATCGGAGGCGAAACTGCAGGGCACGGTAGTTGTGCCGCAGGTGCAGCTCTGGTGGCCATATCTGATGCATCCCGAGCCGGGCTATCTCTACACGATGGAGATCACTCTCGGGAAAGCACAATCAAACGATGCGCCTACCGATGAGAAGGAAGAGGATACGGTGCTGGATGTGTACCGGTTCAAGGTTGGCATCCGTACGCTCGAGTGGAACAACAGTTCGTTCCTAATCAACGGGAAGCCTATTTACTTCAGGGGATTTGGACGCCACGAAGATTCGGAT ATACGTGGCAAGGGATTAGATTTAGCGCTTCTAACCAAAGATTTCAATCTGCTCAAATGGGTCGGTGCCAACGCGTACCGAACGTCCCACTATCCCTACTCGGAGGAAAGCATGCAGTTTGCCGACGAGCACGGTATCATGATCATCGACGAGTGTCCTAGCGTAGACACGGA GAATTTTTCACAGATCCTGCTGGAAAAGCACAAATCCAGCATCGAGCAGCTTATCCATCGGGACCGTAACCATCCGAGCGTGGTGATGTGGTCGATCGCCAATGAACCTCGCACGGGCAAGATGGTCGCGAGTCCTTACTTCGAGGCCGTGGCGCAGTACACGAAAAAGCTGGACCCGACGCGTCCCATAACGGCCGCCATTGCCGTGAACGTAAATGATGATGTTGCG GCACAATACCTGGACATTGTCAGCTTCAACCGGTACAACGCGTGGTATGCCAACTCCGGGAAGCTCAACATGATCACCAACCGTGTCATCGAAGAGGCGGAAGCatggaacaaaaaacacaataagCCGGTCTTGATGTCGGAGTATGGTGCCGATACGCAGGAAGGACTTCATACG CTTCCTGCCTACATCTGGTCCGAGGACTACCAGACGCGTGTCTTCAGCCAGCACTTCAAGGCGTTCGATGCGCTGCGCAAGCAGAACTTCTTCATCGGCGAGTTTGTGTGGAACTTTGCCGACTTCAAAACGGCGCAAAGTAAGGCTAAAACTCGCTCAAACCCGGACGGAGACGGTTCCCTGCAGCTTAAACGGTCAATGTTTTCCCTTTCATCTTTACAGCGTACACACGTGTCGGGGGCAACAAGAAGGGCATTTTTACTCGCAACCGGCAACCGAAGGCGGCCGCGTATCTGCTGCGCCAGCGGTACCACGCGCTGGGCGAGCTGGGCAAGAGTCACCTGCCGGACGATCTGTTCCTGTACACGGCCCCCGAGAACAGCCAGCTATCACATGAGAAGACGGAActgtagagaaagagagaatgagtga